A window of Phragmitibacter flavus contains these coding sequences:
- a CDS encoding sulfatase — protein MRGRWVLILILVSASWPGLANGAERPHVLLICVDDLKPALGCYGDKLAKTPNMDRLAARGMRFDLAYCNQAVCAPSRNNLMLGSRSTSLGIYGLNRNFREAVPEAMTLPQSFRKAGYLAESYGKVFHTGHGNREDEASWSRPPLHDKIIEYVDPANSAGGRLTREEAYFTNRELGRIKELPRGSVWEELEVEDEAYADGRVAKAVVERLREVAKEPGQPVFLAAGFARPHLPFTAPKKYWEMFDPQSFELPRRRQAPDGAPAYAGKTLGELNNYDPVPQHPPLSEAMRRRLMQGYYAGVSYVDAQVGKILDELDRLGLADKTVIVLWGDHGWHLGDLGMWTKHTNYEQANRIPLVMVAPGVMAKGSVTRQLAETVDVYPTLVELAGLPVVKGPQPMDGVSLVPVLRDPKVRVRDHAYHCFPRGKRMGRAIRTERYRLVEWKEPGADAETAEWELYDYEMEEPEARNLAEEQLEVIGQLRQILAGHPEAKLLNF, from the coding sequence ATGAGAGGTCGATGGGTTTTGATTTTGATTTTGGTTTCAGCTAGTTGGCCGGGGTTGGCGAACGGGGCGGAGCGTCCGCATGTGTTGCTGATTTGTGTGGATGATCTGAAGCCGGCGTTGGGATGTTATGGGGACAAGCTGGCGAAGACGCCGAACATGGACCGGCTGGCGGCGCGAGGGATGAGGTTTGACCTGGCGTATTGCAATCAGGCGGTGTGTGCGCCTTCACGAAACAACCTGATGCTGGGGTCAAGGTCGACTTCGCTGGGGATTTATGGGTTAAATCGGAATTTTCGAGAGGCGGTGCCGGAGGCGATGACGTTGCCGCAGAGTTTTCGGAAGGCGGGTTATCTGGCGGAGTCGTATGGGAAGGTCTTTCATACGGGACATGGCAATCGCGAAGACGAGGCGTCGTGGAGCCGTCCGCCGTTGCATGACAAGATCATCGAGTATGTGGATCCGGCGAATTCGGCGGGGGGACGGCTGACGCGGGAGGAGGCGTATTTTACCAACCGGGAATTGGGTCGCATCAAGGAGCTGCCGCGGGGCTCGGTTTGGGAGGAGCTGGAGGTGGAAGATGAGGCGTATGCGGATGGCAGGGTGGCGAAGGCGGTGGTGGAGCGGTTGAGGGAGGTGGCAAAAGAGCCGGGGCAGCCGGTGTTTCTGGCGGCGGGTTTTGCGCGACCGCATTTGCCGTTTACGGCACCGAAGAAGTATTGGGAGATGTTTGATCCGCAGTCGTTTGAGCTGCCGAGGCGGCGGCAGGCACCGGACGGGGCGCCTGCTTATGCGGGCAAGACGTTGGGGGAGTTGAACAATTATGATCCAGTGCCGCAGCATCCGCCGTTGTCGGAGGCGATGCGGCGGAGGTTGATGCAGGGATATTATGCGGGGGTGAGTTATGTGGATGCGCAGGTGGGCAAGATTTTGGATGAGCTGGACCGGTTGGGGCTGGCGGACAAAACGGTGATTGTTTTATGGGGGGATCATGGCTGGCATTTAGGGGATTTGGGGATGTGGACGAAACATACCAATTATGAGCAGGCGAACCGGATTCCGCTGGTGATGGTGGCTCCCGGGGTGATGGCGAAGGGCTCGGTGACGAGGCAGCTGGCGGAGACGGTGGACGTGTATCCGACCTTGGTGGAACTGGCAGGATTGCCGGTGGTGAAGGGACCGCAGCCGATGGATGGGGTGAGTTTGGTGCCGGTGTTGAGGGATCCAAAGGTGCGTGTGCGGGACCATGCCTATCATTGTTTTCCACGCGGGAAGCGGATGGGGAGAGCAATTCGCACGGAGCGATACCGGCTGGTGGAGTGGAAGGAGCCGGGCGCTGACGCTGAGACGGCGGAGTGGGAGCTGTATGATTATGAGATGGAGGAGCCGGAGGCGCGCAATCTGGCGGAAGAGCAGCTGGAGGTGATTGGTCAGCTGCGGCAAATTCTGGCAGGACATCCGGAAGCGAAGCTCTTAAATTTCTGA